The DNA region GCTGCTGATTGACCCGGAGAATGCCCGCATCTGGAACAATCTGGGCTCAATGCGCGAGAAGCTGGGTGAAAGCGAACTGGCCGGAGAGGCTTATGCCCAGGCGGTCAGCCTGGACGACTCCCTGGTCGAGGCCTGGGCCAATTACGCCAATTGGCTGACGGCCCAGGGCCGTGAGCAGGATGCGGCAGAGTGTGTGCTGCGCGCCTTCGTGGCGGCCCCGGCAGAAGGACAGCCACTGGTCATGCGCGGCATGGCGCTGGCACGGCTTGGCCGGCAGCAGGAAGCTGCCGCCTGCTACCAGCAACACCTGGCCCTGCACCCGCAGGATCCGACCGCCTTGCACCTTTACCAGGCCTGCCTGCGAGAAAGCGTACCGGCCAGAGCCTCCAATGCCTATATCGAAGCCAAGTACGATGACTATGCCGACACCTACGACAGCCATCAGGCTTCGCTCGGTTATCGTGGCGCACAGATTGTGGCTCAGGCCGTGGCCACCGCTTGCGGTCAAGGCCTGCGCGCACTCGATGCCGGCTGCGGCAGCGGCCTGGTCGGCAAACTGATCAAACCGCAGTGCGTCAGCCTGACCGGCGTTGATTTGTCCGACAAAATGCTGACCCTGGCCCGCGAGGGCGGAGATTACCATCAGGTGGTGCAGGCCGAGATC from Paludibacterium sp. B53371 includes:
- a CDS encoding tetratricopeptide repeat protein, whose protein sequence is MQQSKPQADTELAQARKALEQGQIPQAEAICLQLLAEHPEYAPALHLGSLLLFRQGKVLGAIERMMHAIELDPTRADWLNDLGNLLAAHGQPDQAVRFFQHALLIDPENARIWNNLGSMREKLGESELAGEAYAQAVSLDDSLVEAWANYANWLTAQGREQDAAECVLRAFVAAPAEGQPLVMRGMALARLGRQQEAAACYQQHLALHPQDPTALHLYQACLRESVPARASNAYIEAKYDDYADTYDSHQASLGYRGAQIVAQAVATACGQGLRALDAGCGSGLVGKLIKPQCVSLTGVDLSDKMLTLAREGGDYHQVVQAEIIDWLASHSAQYDLITAADLLIYFGDLTGFLQQAHHALRPGGRLVLTLEALQDSTQDFEIQPNGRFRHAEAYADNLLARMGFDQIDIIPETLRMEGGTELACWLVSARRP